A genomic segment from Dendropsophus ebraccatus isolate aDenEbr1 chromosome 7, aDenEbr1.pat, whole genome shotgun sequence encodes:
- the LOC138796473 gene encoding vomeronasal type-2 receptor 26-like: protein ANNRNLSFILLNSLMFSLHCVFLFIGRPVDITCMLRQIFYGIFFTVAVSSVLAKTIIVCIAFKATRPDSPWRKCVGVKLPYTVVLVCSSIQILNAVIWLSLSPPYQEYNLDYPGKIIIQCNEGSVLAFYLMLGYMGFLAGVSFVLAFLVRTLPDIYNEAKYITFSMLVFCSVWICAIPAYLSSTGKHMVTVEIFAILASGGGILGCMFFPKCYNILMESKKRNRPFFAGPMCIQCKSISRMN from the exons gccaataaccggaacctcagcttcattctcctgaactctctcatgttcagcttacactgtgtgtttctcttcatcggtcgcccagtggatataacctgcatgctgagacaaatcttctatgggatcttcttcacagtagccgtgtcttctgtcctggccaagaccatcatagtctgcatagcattcaaggccaccagacctgacagtccctggagaaagtgtgtgggggttaagcttccttatactgtagtgttggtctgttcatctattcagatcctgaatgcagttatctggttgtcactgtctcctccatatcaggagtataacctggattatcctgggaagatcatcattcagtgtaatgaagggtcagtcttggccttttacctcatgttgggttatatggggtttctggcaggggtgagctttgttctagctttcctggtgaggacattacctgatatctacaatgaagccaagtacatcaccttcagcatgctggtgttctgcagtgtctggatctgtgccatcccggcctatctgagcagtacaGGGAAACACATGGTCACTGTAGAGATATTCGCCATATTAGCCTCAGGGGGAGGAATATTGGGCTGTATGTTTTTTCCAAAATGTTACAATATCCTGATGGAGTCTAAGAAGAGGAAta GGCCGTTTTTTGCAGGTCCTATGTGCATTCAGTGCAAGTCCATATCACGCATGAACTAA